The following coding sequences are from one Nonlabens arenilitoris window:
- a CDS encoding 4Fe-4S binding protein, with the protein MAIIITDECINCGACEPECPNTAIYEAADDWRYADGTDLDGNVVLPNGKEVDSNQTQEPVSDEFYYIVPDKCTECVGFHEEPQCAAVCPVDCCVPDDDHVEDEATLRAKQAFMHKD; encoded by the coding sequence ATGGCAATCATCATAACAGACGAATGTATTAACTGCGGTGCTTGTGAACCTGAGTGTCCTAATACCGCAATCTATGAAGCAGCAGACGACTGGCGCTATGCAGATGGTACTGATCTAGACGGCAATGTAGTATTGCCTAATGGAAAAGAAGTAGATTCTAATCAGACACAAGAGCCTGTAAGTGACGAGTTTTATTACATTGTACCAGATAAATGTACAGAGTGTGTAGGCTTTCATGAAGAGCCACAGTGTGCGGCAGTATGTCCAGTAGATTGTTGTGTGCCAGATGATGACCATGTTGAAGATGAGGCGACACTAAGAGCTAAACAAGCTTTTATGCATAAAGACTAG
- a CDS encoding acyl-CoA reductase — protein sequence MNSLAINTTLNDRISAFAKAGSLLNSFLKQEPTTATAAIEAAFYKAQSKNSWFTDENLNHAFEQWALALTVETLTSWTNAYNLEDINSKVVAIITAGNLPLVGFHDVLSVIITGHHAMIINSSNDDVLTPMLLQLATDYLPELSQSYSYNDGRLTGYDAVIATGSDNTARYFEYYFDSKPHIIRKNRNSIAVLTGTETIEHMEALSKDVFNYFGLGCRSVSHLMVPRNYNFDLFFNGMFKQQHLIKNEKYVNNYDYNKAVYLMSEFDLLDNEFLLIKEENDSYSSPIASLGYSYYDDINDVAKQIKIDADKLQCVVAQGEIAKTIKATLGDLTAPAVVDFGTTQCPMLNDYADGVDTVNFLLTLS from the coding sequence TTGAACTCACTGGCAATTAATACCACGTTAAATGATAGAATTTCCGCTTTCGCGAAAGCGGGATCTCTACTCAACTCCTTTTTAAAACAGGAGCCTACAACAGCAACAGCAGCCATAGAGGCCGCTTTTTATAAAGCACAGTCCAAAAATTCTTGGTTCACAGATGAAAATCTTAACCATGCATTTGAACAATGGGCACTAGCTCTTACCGTAGAAACACTCACTTCCTGGACTAATGCTTATAATCTTGAAGATATTAACTCTAAAGTTGTTGCCATTATAACAGCTGGAAATTTACCTTTAGTGGGATTTCATGATGTGCTATCGGTTATCATTACAGGTCACCATGCTATGATTATAAATAGTAGTAATGATGATGTCCTTACACCTATGTTATTACAACTGGCTACTGATTATTTACCAGAACTATCTCAATCATACAGTTATAATGATGGTAGATTAACTGGTTATGATGCTGTTATAGCTACAGGTAGTGATAATACTGCACGATATTTTGAATACTATTTTGATTCAAAACCTCATATTATACGTAAAAACAGAAATAGTATAGCTGTACTTACTGGTACTGAAACTATTGAGCATATGGAAGCCTTGAGCAAGGACGTGTTCAACTACTTTGGATTAGGATGTCGTAGTGTTAGTCACTTAATGGTACCTCGTAATTATAATTTTGACTTATTCTTTAATGGGATGTTTAAACAACAGCATCTTATAAAAAATGAAAAATATGTCAACAACTATGATTATAATAAAGCTGTCTATTTAATGAGTGAATTTGACTTACTAGACAATGAGTTTTTATTAATTAAAGAAGAAAATGATAGTTACAGCTCACCGATAGCATCTTTAGGCTATAGTTATTATGATGATATCAATGATGTTGCAAAACAAATTAAAATAGATGCAGATAAGCTGCAATGCGTTGTGGCTCAAGGAGAAATAGCAAAAACTATTAAAGCAACTCTAGGAGATTTAACGGCACCTGCGGTGGTAGATTTTGGCACAAC